One Candidatus Limnocylindria bacterium genomic region harbors:
- a CDS encoding DUF4395 family protein, producing MTAALARTADPWKDTDVIDARAPRTNQAIVGTLSLLAFVTGWWPILGLLAAQLAIGLRFGRRWCLPCLLYFDVLQPRFGEGPIEDSRPPRFANMVGVVFLGSATLAHALGLATIGWGLGLLVAALALLAATTGLCVGCEIYRIGARVRGIRPGSIAHVDLAEIGAAGRSGEVVVQFTHPLCTDCHTLERELVAAGRDVFTVDVSRRPELARKYGVALVPTAVAVAPGGVVTARIA from the coding sequence ATGACGGCAGCCCTCGCGCGCACCGCCGATCCGTGGAAGGACACCGATGTGATCGATGCGCGTGCGCCGCGCACGAACCAGGCGATCGTCGGCACGCTGTCGCTGCTCGCGTTCGTGACGGGTTGGTGGCCGATCCTCGGTCTCCTCGCGGCGCAGCTCGCGATCGGTCTCAGATTCGGTCGGCGCTGGTGCCTGCCGTGCCTGCTCTACTTCGACGTGCTCCAACCTCGTTTCGGCGAAGGGCCGATCGAGGACAGCCGCCCGCCGCGGTTCGCGAACATGGTCGGCGTCGTCTTCCTCGGGAGTGCCACGCTCGCGCACGCACTCGGTCTTGCGACGATCGGCTGGGGTCTTGGTCTCCTCGTCGCCGCGCTGGCGCTGCTCGCGGCGACCACCGGGCTCTGCGTCGGCTGCGAGATCTACCGCATCGGCGCACGGGTGCGCGGCATCCGTCCGGGCAGCATCGCGCACGTCGATCTTGCCGAGATCGGCGCCGCCGGACGCAGCGGCGAGGTCGTCGTGCAGTTCACGCACCCGCTGTGCACGGATTGCCACACGCTCGAGCGCGAGCTCGTTGCCGCGGGACGCGACGTCTTCACGGTGGACGTGTCCCGGCGACCGGAGCTTGCTCGCAAGTACGGCGTCGCCCTGGTCCCGACCGCGGTCGCGGTCGCGCCCGGGGGCGTCGTCACCGCACGCATCGCCTGA
- the thpR gene encoding RNA 2',3'-cyclic phosphodiesterase: protein MRLFVALPLPPEIAEAAFRCAPDLPALRRVKPELMHVTLAFLGQTPDERLADVTAAVEVAASGVTAFDIELDRSGRFPPTGRPRVVWLGIGAGAPQLLALGGHLRAELGRRTIGFDSKPLRAHVTIGRAREDVDLVDARAIAAAVEAMRLPHLRFRADNVVLFESRLSPRGPKYTPRAVVPLRVGGVTA from the coding sequence ATACGGCTCTTCGTCGCGCTCCCACTCCCACCCGAGATCGCCGAGGCGGCGTTCCGCTGCGCTCCCGATCTTCCGGCGCTCCGCCGCGTGAAGCCGGAACTCATGCACGTCACGCTGGCGTTCCTCGGTCAAACACCTGACGAGCGGCTCGCGGACGTGACGGCCGCGGTCGAGGTGGCCGCGAGCGGCGTTACCGCGTTCGACATCGAGCTGGACCGCTCGGGTCGCTTCCCGCCCACCGGCCGACCACGGGTCGTGTGGCTGGGGATCGGCGCCGGCGCGCCGCAGCTGCTAGCGCTTGGTGGGCACCTCCGGGCCGAGCTTGGCCGCCGAACCATCGGATTCGACAGCAAACCGCTCCGAGCACACGTGACGATCGGACGCGCTCGAGAGGATGTGGACCTCGTGGACGCGCGAGCGATCGCTGCGGCCGTCGAGGCGATGCGTCTCCCGCATCTACGGTTCCGTGCGGACAATGTCGTCCTGTTCGAGAGCCGCCTCTCACCACGCGGCCCGAAATACACACCGCGCGCCGTCGTGCCACTTCGGGTCGGCGGCGTCACGGCCTAG